The following DNA comes from Riemerella anatipestifer ATCC 11845 = DSM 15868.
TAAAGGCTCTTGCGGATAGATTTGCAGAGGCTTTTGCAGAATATCTGCACCGTGAGGTAAGATTAAAATATTGGGGATATGCCCAAGATGAAAGTTTAGATAACGAGGCGCTTATTGCCGAAAAATATAGAGGAATTCGTCCAGCTCCAGGGTATCCTGCATGTCCAGACCATTTGGAAAAAGAAACCATTTGGGAAGTACTCAAAGTAGAGGAAGAAATAGGGGTTTCCCTCACCGAAAGTTTAGCGATGTTTCCTACGGCATCGGTGTCGGGGTATTACTTTGGAAGTTCTCACGCCAAATATTTTGGAGTGGGCAGAATTACAGAAGACCAGTTAGAAGATTACGCTAATAGAAAAAACATCAGTATAGAAAAAGCAAGAAAATGGCTTACTCCTAACTTATCAGAGTAGTTTAGTTTTTGTGTAAAATATTAAAATTTGATTATGAAAGTAACAGAACATATAAAAAAATCAGAAGGTAAAACCTTATTTTCGTTTGAGATATTACCTCCATTAAAGGGACAGAATATACAATGTATTTTTGATGCCATAGACCCTCTTATTGAGTTTAATCCTAGCTTTATAGATGTTACCTACCATAGAGAAGAGTATGAATATGTAGAGGTAAGAGATGGCTTGTTAGAAAAAAGAGTGGTAAGAAAACGCCCTGGTACAGTGGGGATTTGTGCTGCAATACAGAATAAATATAAGGTAGATGCTATTCCGCATATCCTTTGTGGGGGCTTTAATAGAGAGGATACCGAGAATTTTTTAATTGATTTAGATTTTTTGGGTATAGATAATGTGGTGGCATTGAGGGGAGATGCAGTAAAGTCCGAAATTTATTTTAAACCTGAGAAAAATGGTCATACTTATGCTTCAGATTTGGTAAAGCAGATACAGGATATGAATAAAGGGATTTACTTAGATACTAGTTTGGAGAAAGCAGCTCCTACCAATTTTTCTGTAGGTGTGGCTGGTTATCCAGAGAAGCATATGGAAGCCGCTAGTTTTTCTCAAGACATAGGTCATCTCAAGAAAAAAGTGGAGGCAGGTGCAGATTATATTGTGACCCAAATGTTTTTTGATAATCAAAAATACTTTGATTTTGTAGACAGATGTCGTTCCGAAGGGATAGGAGTCCCAATTATACCAGGGCTTAAACCTATTGCGACTAAAAGTCAGTTGAGTCTTATTCCGCATAGATTTAAGGTAGATTTGCCAGATGATTTGGTAACGGCTATTACTAAAGCCAATAATAATAATGAAGCTAAAGAAATTGGTGTAGAATGGTGCATAGAGCAAAGTAAGGATTTAATGAAAAACGGAGTGCCTATTCTCCATTATTACTCTATGGGCAAAAGTGAAAGTGTGAGAAAAATAGCAGAAGCTATATTTTAAGGTTGATATTGGTTCAGGCTATCGTAAGATAGCCTGAACGCTTTTTATTCAATTTCCTTTGAAATCAATAGGCTTACGGCATTTCCTCCAAATCCAACGGCATTTACCAGTATATTGTTGATTTTCTTTCCTTTGGTTATCTTTTCTTTTTCAATAAAAGGAACCTCAATGAGTTGTTGGTGTTCTAACATCAGTAAAGCCAATTCTAAACTCAAAATTCCAGATGCTCCAAAGGTGTGCCCTATTTTCCATTTATTAGTGGTAAGGAAAGGCGTGTTATGATGAGCAAAAACATCTTCTATGGCAAATCTTTCGGAGGTATCACCTTTAATAGTTCCTGGGGAGTGCATCACGATGGCATCTACTTTAGACTTGTCAATATTTTGAGTCGCCATTTCCATCGTCATCCTAAGACATTCAGCCCTTTCGGAAATAGAAATGTTATGAGTTAAAGGCTCCGAAGCAACGCCTATCCCTGTAATATAAGCGAATGGTTGTCTTTCGCCTGTGAGTTTACCAATCGCCATAGCACCAGCACCTTCGCCTAAGACCATCGTATTTTCTGTTTTAGAAATATCTCCAGCAAGGCAAGGATAGTTTTCGCCTAGGCGATGAGAGTAGATTTTAAGGGCTTTCATTTGAGCGATACTAAACGGCGTTAAAGAAGCCTCGGCACCACCCACCAGAAACTGATTGGTAAATCCTGCTTTTATCCATGCAATACCGTTGACCACAGAATGCAAAGCCGTGGAGCAAGTAATGGAATGAGAAAAGTCTGGACCTGTAATGCCTAAATCCTGAAGCACCCAAGTTGAAATATTACCCAAAGTGGTAAGTGGAGAGGTTAGGGTAGGAGTTTTTCCTGTTTCTAAAAAAGTTTGGTAGAATTTTTCAAAACTTTCAGTAGCACCTCTAGAGGAACCTAAATTTACCCCAATATTATCGTTAGTATTCCATCGGGCTTCTTTAAAGGCCATTCTTGAAGCAAGTATGCCGTACAGTACAGAAGGATCTAGCTTTTTGTAAGAGGGGTGTTCCTCTTTTAAAGCATTTAGATGAGGTATTACGCTATCGTGCAGTTTTCCCATTAAAGCAATCTCTCCGTTGGAAAGTTCTTTTTTTAAGTAAGATTTGTAATCGCAATAGGCATTCCAAATGTCTGTTTTGTTCATACCTAGAGCAGATATACTGCCAAATCCGTAAATACCAATAGCTTCGTCTAGCTTCATCTGTCTAAATCTATGTTAAGAAGGAGCAAAGATAAAAATATGCGATGGACTGAATCTACTTTTTAGTGATATTTTTGTACTTTAGCCCCAGAATTATTCCCTTTGAAATGAATATTCCCAAAAGATTGTTAGATAAAATTTCCGAACGAAAAGAAAAAAATGCGTGGCGAGTGTTAACGGAATACACAGGCGAATATGTAGATTTTTTTTCTAATGATTATCTAGGTTTTTCTAAAGAATCTCTGTTAGAAGATGATAAAGTTACCTCGTATCCAAAGATATTAGGAGGCTCTACGGGGTCTAGACTATTGTCTGGTAATTTGTCTATTTTTAGAGAAGTAGAAGAGGTTATCAAAGACTTTCATCAGTCGGAAGCAGCTCTTATTTTCAATTCGGGATATAATGCTAATTTAGGGGTGCTTAGTGCTTTACCTCAAAGGAACGATTGGGTGCTGTACGATGAACTTTCTCACGCTTCCATACGAGATGGCATTCGGTTGTCTTACGCACAATCTAAAAAGTTTAAACATAACGATTTAGAAGACTTAGAACATTTACTTAAAACCAAAAAAGAAACATCGGCTACAGGAGAGATTTACATCGTTACAGAATCTATTTTCTCTATGGACGGTGATGCTCCTGATATTGAAGCTCTGCTCAATCTTGCTCAACGCTATGGAGCTTATGTTATCATAGACGAGGCTCACGCTTTGGGTGTTTTTGGAGAATATGGGAGCGGACTAAGCCAAATATGGTGTCAGCATTCGGCTTTGCTTTGTAGGGTGGTTACTTTTGGTAAAGGTCTAGGGTGTCATGGGGCGGCGGTGCTTTGTTCGGAATTGTTGAGGGAATATTTTATCAACTTTGCGAGGAGTTTTATTTATACTACGGCTTTGGATAGGCATTCGGTACTCTCTATTTTAAAGGGATATAAAGCCCTTAAAACTCAAACCCACCAAAGAGAAAAATTACTTACTAATATTGCTTTTTTCAAAAGTGAGGTAGAACGCTTAGAGCTTAGTAATTATTTTATTCCTAGTGAGGCTCCTATACAAGGTATGCTGGTGCAGGGCAATAGCCAAGCTAAACTATTATCTAAAACTTTAGAAGAAAACGGCTATATTGCCAAAGCGATACTTTCGCCTACCGTTCCCGAAGGCAAGGAACGATTGAGGTTCTGCATACACGCTTACAACACATTTTCGGAGATAATGGGAGCTTTAGAAATTGCCCACAATTTTATCATTTCTAATTTAAAGAAATAAATTTATGAAACTATTTGTTACAGGCATAGGTACAGAGGTAGGCAAAACTATGATTTCTGCCATATTGGTAGAGGCTTTAGGAGCCGATTATTGGAAACCTATACAAGCAGGAGATTTAGATTTCTCGGATACAGATAAAGTGAGAAGTTTGGTTACTCGTACAGATGTATCGTTTCACCCAAATGCTTATGCCCTTAATACACCTGCTAGTCCGCATTATTCGGCAGAATTAGATGGCGTGTCTATCAAACTTGAATCTATGCTAGAACCTCGTACCGATAACGATTTGGTGATAGAAGGTGCAGGTGGTGTGATGGTTCCCATCAATGATAAGGATACTTTTCTAGATTTTATTAAGGAAGATTATAAAGTGGTTTTAGTTTCTAGAAATTATTTAGGAAGTATCAATCATACTTTAATGACTTACGAAGTGCTCAAAAATAAAGGCGTTGATTTTTTAGGGATTGTATTTAATGGAGAAGCCAATCCTTCTACGGAACAGATTATCATCTCTAAAACTCAACTAGAAGTAATAGGTAGGGTAGCGGAAGAACCAATATGGAACAAAGAAACAGTGCGAAAATACGCCTCTATTTTTAATGCTAATTTTTTCAAAAAATGAATTGGAGCGAAAAAGATTTAGAATACAACTGGCACCCTTACACACAACATAAAGGATTAAAAGAACTCCCCGTAATTGTGAAGGGTAAAGGAGAGTTTTTATGGGATACTAATGGTAAACGTTATATAGACGGCATCGCCAGCTGGTGGGTTAATCCGTTTGGACATAGTAATCCTGTTTTGGCGGAAACGATTTATAACCAGCTTAATACCTTAGAACATGTGTTGTTTGGAGGTTTTACACATACCAAAGCAATTGAACTTTCGGAGCGGTTACTAGGTTTATTGCCCTCTAATCAAAAAAAGATATTTTATTCGGATAATGGTTCTACGGCGGTGGAAATAGCCATCAAGGCTGCCCTCCAATTTTTTTATAATAAAGGTTTAAAAAAAACAAAGATTATCGCTTTTGAAAATGCTTTCCACGGAGATACCTTTGGTGCGATGGCAGCTAGTGGGATTTCATTTTTTACTGAAGCCTTTAAAAACTCCCTTATAGAAGTAGAAAGAATTCCTGTACCTACCAAAGGAAACGAGGAAAGATGCATTAAACAATTTGAAACTTTGGTAAAAACAGAGGAATTTGCGTGTTTTATTTTTGAACCATTGGTACTTGGTGCGGCAGGAATGCAAATGTACGATGCAGAACCTCTCAATCAACTGATTACTATTGCTAAACAAAACCAAGTGTTTACCATAGCTGATGAGGTTATGACGGGTTTTGGTAAAACGGGCAAAACTTTCGCTTGTGAATATCTTTCTCAGCAACCAGATATGATATGCCTTTCCAAGGCTCTAACGGGGGGAACTATACCTATGGCGGTTACTAGCTTTTCGGAGGCGGTGTTTCAAGGGTTTTATGATGACGATGTTAATAAAGCCTTGTTTCATGGGCATACTTTTACGGCTAATCCTACGGGCTGTTCGGCAGCTTTGGCAGCGATAGACCTTTTGCTTACAGACGAAATGCAGGAGCATATCAAAAGGGTTCATCAGTCTCATATCAAGTTTTTGAAACAATTAGAAGGAAAGAAAGTGGCTAATGCTAGAGCGCTAGGTGTTATTTTAGCATTTGAGTTAGAGGTAGATGGTAAGCACAATTATTACGGAGATTTAAGAAACAGGCTGTATCAGTTTTTTATAGAGCAAGGGGTTATTCTTCGTCCGGTGGGTAATACGATTTATGTGTTACCACCTTACACTATTTCTGATGAAAGTCTCAATATCATTTACCAAAAAATATTAGAGGGTATAGAGAAATTTGGAGAAAATTTTTGATGGGAATTATAAAGTATAGCTAATTTTTTACAATAAAAAAATAAAGATATGGTGCGTCAGTATAAAAATATAGGTTATACTTTTTTAATAATGATGCTTTTTTTGCTAGTGGCGTGTAAAGAGAAGAAATCTAATTCTAAACCCTTACCAAAAGAAGATAAAACGATAGTAAATCAAAAAACGAAAGAGGTTAAAAGTCTTGCCAATTTGCTCATACACGAAGTAGTGAACAGATTACCTGAATCTGATACCCTTTACATTGCGGTGGAAAAGCAGTATTCCATCTGTGGTAATGATGATCGTTTTAATGGTACAATGGCTCCTAATACCGAAGCAAAAGAAATTAGTATAAATTCTACAGAGGCCTATGAACCGCTTTATAAAGTTAAAAATACAACAGTAGTAACAGGAGGGCTTTTAGATGCGGATTATTTTAATGCTGATTCAATGGAATTTAGCTTTAATCTTTCAGTAGAAAAAAAGCCAGTCTATTTACTGGATTTTATTTCAATTAAAAACGATAAGGTAGAAGTAGTGATAAAGCATAATGATAAAGAAAAAAGTCGTGTCGTTACGATTTTTAAAAATAATCAATGGGAGATTTTAGATTAAAACTTAATGGTTAGAAATACAACCTTTCTGATGAGTTTCAACAGAATGCCTGTCCTTACCGTAACAGACTATCGGTTAGCCTAAGGACAGACACTCTGTTACGGTAAGGACGGATACGCTGTAGCGAAGCATACCAAATATAAAATTTGTAAATTTGCTGAAACTAAATTATAGATGGCTGTAGTAAGTAAACAACATTTAAAAAAAATCAAATCTCCTCTTAATTATATTGGTGGTAAAACTAAGATTTTAGACCAAATTTTACCGTTATTTCCGAGAGATATTGATACCTTTATTGATTTGTTTGCTGGTGGTTGTAATGTTGGTATAAATGTAACAGCCAATAAGGTTTATTTCAACGATAATCTAACTTATCTAATAGAAATGTATAAAGCATTTCAAAAAAATGAGTTAGACAAAACGATTTCTCATATTGAAGGAAGAATAAACGAATTTCAGCTTTCTTTAACAAACGAAGAAGGGTACAAATGTATGAGAGAAACATACAATAAGCAAAAGCATCCATTAGATTTATTTGTCCTCATCGCTTTTTCTTTTAATCACCAAATTCGCTTTAATAATAACCACGAGTTTAATAATCCTTTTGGGAGAGATAGAAGTAGCTTTAACCCTTCTATGAAACATAATTTGGAAAGGTTTATTATTAGTTTAAAAGAAACAGAAGCTTATTTTACTCATTTCTGCTTCAATAACTTTGATTTTAGTTCTCTTACAAGCAGGGATTTTGTTTACTGTGACCCTCCTTATCTAATTACAACAGGAACCTATAATGATGGCAAAAGAGGTTTTAAGGGTTGGACAGAAAAAGAGGAAAAACAACTTTTAGGATTGTTAGATAATTTAGATAAAAGGAATGTAAAATTTGGCTTATCTAATGTACTGGAGCATAAAGGAAAATCAAATAATATTCTAAAAAAATGGATAGAAAACAATCCTAGCTATTATGTCAATTATATTAACACTCACTATTCTAATTCAAACTATCAAACAAGAAATAAGCAGGCAAGTATTGAAGTTCTGATAACAAATTACCAACCACAGATGCAACAAAAAGAAAAAACGCTTTTTGATGACTTCTAACATATAGCATCTATGAGATATATTGGAAATAAAGAAAACTTACTAGATAAGATCTATCAAGTAATTCGTTCAAAACATATTCAAGGAAACTCCTTTTTTGATTTTTTTGCTGGAACAACAAGTGTAGGTAAATTTTTTAAGAAAATGGGGTATCAAGTGTACTCCTGTGATTTAATGTATTTTTCCTATGTTTTACAGCAAGCATATATTTCAAATAATCAGGAACTAAAGTTTGAAAAATTATTAACCTACTTAAATTTTCAGAGCGCCTCACTTTTTACCTCTCCTTTAAATACTATTTTGGAGTATTTGAATCATATTGAACCTATAGAAGGTTTTATTTCAAAAAATTATACTCCATTAGGTACTTCCCACCTACAAACTCCACGAATGTATTATTCAAATGAAAACGGAAAAATAATAGATTCTGTTAGACAAAAAATTGAGACTTGGAAAACAGAGGGTTTGATAGACAAGAACGAATATTTTGTCTTACTAGCGTGCTTAATAGAGACAGTACCCTATTACGCAAACATTACGGGAGTTTACGCTGCTTTTAGAAAAAAATGGGATCCAAGGGCGACAAAAAAAATGATTTTAAGACCTATTGAATTTATTGTGAACGACAAGGAAAACTTTGCTTATAATCAAAACTCTATTGAATTATTAGACCAAGTAGAGGCAGATATTTTTTATCTCGATCCGCCTTACAATCAAAGACAATATGCCCCTAATTACCATTTATTAGAAACCATTGCAAAATATGATAATCCTACCATTAGAGGCGTAGCTGGATTAAGGGATTATCAAAACCAAAAATCAAAATTTTGCAATGCTACTACTGCTGTTAAAGAACTTGAAATAATTGCTCAAAAGGGAAAGTATAAAACTTTGATATTAAGTTATAATACGGAAGGAATAATGAAACAAGAAAGTATAATTGCTACATTAGAAAAATTTGGAAAAGTAGAACTTATAGAGTTTGAATATCTGCGATATAAAAGTAACAATAACGGAGAAAGTAAAACAAAAAAATTTATTAAAGAACAATTATATATACTGCGAAAAAATGTCTAAAAATCTTTGGCTTTTAACAGAAGAACGACCTAAAAAAACGGTTTTGCAAACTATTTTTCAAAAGTTTGCAAAAGACCATAATTTTGCCGTTTTTGTTGATACTATTCGTATCCTTCCAATCCTAAAAGACAATAAGTTTACTTTTACTTACGAAGTAACGGGGTTTCGTTGTAACAAAGTTGATAAAGTTTATATAAAAACTGTTTCGGGAAACTCAAGCTTTACTGACTTTTTGATTTTTTATCAAAAGGACGAACCAACATTGGGAGATGAACCAATTTACGCAATAGAAGAAACTAAAACAGATGATAAGGAAAGTAGAAATACTGGAGTTTATCAACGATGTAGCAAGTTTGTATTTATTGAAAGCTATTATCCCAATACCAAAAAGATAATGCTTTACAATCTTCAGATTAGTCAAAAAGAAAAGCCAACAGAAACCTATATTTTTGGTACAAGATTACTTTTAACCTTAGGTGTTGAAATTTTGGGAAAAGAACTTGATAGTAAATTATTTATTCCTTTCAGTTCTATTGATGAAATTGTAGAAGCAAAATCAAAAATGAGAAAAGCACCTAAGGGAAATATTCCGATATTATTAACAAAGTCGAAAGATAAAATAGAAATTTCTGGGAGACTTTTTAAAAATAATAGACTCTCTCACGACCCCAATATAGGAGCTTTAAGTATCATTAGTGCTGTTTTGCGAAAATTAGGTTGGGTGAAAAATATCGTTATCACCCAACACGGTTTAGAACAAAAACATATTGGAAAAAGAAATAAATTTATACAAATCGCAAATAAAATAGGAATAGAGTTGGAGGGGTTGAAAATCCCTAAGGTAGAAATGCATAAAGATTATTGGAAATACGACAAGGATGGGGAAAAGTTGGGGACAATTTTTATACATCTAGTCGTTGAAGAGTTTACACAAGGATATTCAATATTTGAAAATCACGCTGGCTCCGAAAAGGGGTATTTCTTCCCTCTAGATGGCACTCCTATTCCACTAGAGAAGTATAAAGATAGAGAGAAATATAAATCGGGCGACAAAAAACAAATCATAGAAATACCAGACCTTATTTTATTAGATTCAAATGAAAATGAAATAATAAATATTGAAGGTGAGAAGTATGTAAATAGGGGTAATGGAATACAACAAATAAAAACTTTTGACTTTATAGAAAAAGCCTATATCAAGCCACACTATCCTAAATATAAAATTATTAGAACCGTTGTTCTTTTTGGGAGCGAAGAAACTTCTATTGTAGAAATAGAAGTAGGGTTTCTACTTAACAAAAACGGACAGTTAGTTTTAAGTGTAACATCTCCTAAATTATTTCAAAAAGCTATACAAAATCTATTAGATTTTTGGAATTAAATAAATATTACATCAACAAAATAGGCTACTCATTTAACGAGTAGCCTTAGTTTTAAAATTAAAATACCTTGCTAGGCAATAACCACTGGATTGGGCAGTCGCTCCGTTCTTGGTTCTTTTAGTAAGACGGAACCCGTGCTGCTTTGCGTGGTAATACTTAGCTCATAGTTACCCGCCTCCAAATCTGAAGGCACAAGAATAAGTAATCTTGACGGCTCGTTGATTACGATACTATCTTTAGCCAACTTGACCTCTTTTTGAGTGTCTAAGTTTTTAAAGACGATGCCGTTTTTAGGGTTGTCGCCGTCTATTTTAATATAAGTGCCTTTGATTTCCGCATTCTTGCCTTTGGTAAGGGTGCCATCTGCTTTACCAGTAGCTTTATCGGTGATGCTGAACACACTCATTGGGCTAGACTGCTCGCCGAGGATTTCCACTTTGGTATCGTTGGCAGCTTTTCTTAGGTCGGTACCTTGGTTCACATTTACATACACCGAGTGCTTTTCTTTATCCCAAGTTTTGTCGTAAAATACGCCCTTAATCGCAGGACGCATATACACCAGCCCTGTATTTACGCTATACCCATTGAGTACCAACTCTGATGCTTTGCGGTTAAAACGAGTGATAATATCCACCGCCGTTTCGGTTTTTATCTCCATACCCTCTTTTTTGAGGGCATCTATGATTTCTGTAATGCCAAGGCTTCCTGCCGAAAGAGGTACGGCTACAAAATCGTTAGGGTCGTCTTTCGTGAGTAGGTTAGGACGCAGCCACGCTTTTAAAGTATTCATAAGTCTTTTGTATTAAATGGTTAAATAATTTAGAATGAAAGCCGATATTGGCTATCATCAATGATATGGATAGGATAGCTATAGGTAGTGGTTGTAGTACCTTGTGGTTTAATATTTAGTATTGTCCCAGAAATTATAGTAGCTGGAGCTTCTCCCGCTAAAATTTTATCTCCATCAACAAATCCTTTATAATACCAATGCGGAACAATTTGACCACTCCAATAAATCTCATTATAGCCACATTCTAAAGTTCCATAAAGCGAGAATATTATTTTCCCATAATTTGTGGAACTACAATTATAGGTTTTGTTAACTCTAATGGTTGTTCCCGCTGCTCCTGGTGATGGGGATACACTAAGAGCTGATACATCCGTGGTATTAAGAACGTTATTACCACCTAAAGTTACCACTTTTGTTGGGGAGGGGTTGTTTTGCAGAGTTCTTACTCGTACATTCCCATTCACATCTAGTGTGGCTTCTGGGTTAGAAGTGTTGATGCCTACCTGCCCATAGGTAGTTGAAAGTCCGAAGCCTAGAAATAGAAAGGCTAATGCATTTAGTCTTGCTGTCTTCATAACATTTAATTTTAAAGGGTTAATATTTAGTTTTATAGAATTGGCGAATATATAAAAACGCCTTTCCCCTCTAAACACACACAAAACGAGAGGAAAGGCTAAAGTAGAAAAGGCAGAACGCCCTTTCTGTATGCTAAAAGCCCCTAACAAAAACAACAAATTAAACTTATGAGCTAATGGGACTTCTAGCAAGTATTTATGAAAACAAAACTTAGAGTGTGCTAAATGCCAAATGCCCCTAACGGAAGCTAGAGGAAAATTATTTATGATTGATGATAAAAATTTAGATAAAAAGTAGTATACTACGCGTACGCGTGTAGCTCCTCTTTGTGTGTGTGTGTGTGTGTGTGTGTGTGTGTGTGTGTGTGTGTGTGTGTGTGTGTGTGTGTGTGTGTGTGTGTGTGTGTTTACACAATTATTTGGAACTACCAAATAATTGTGCAACTTTTTTACACTTTTTTGTATGTGGTTGGTACTGCGTGTCATAAAAACTATGGCAAACATATTACCTTTTGCGGAAGTATGCA
Coding sequences within:
- the metF gene encoding methylenetetrahydrofolate reductase [NAD(P)H], with protein sequence MKVTEHIKKSEGKTLFSFEILPPLKGQNIQCIFDAIDPLIEFNPSFIDVTYHREEYEYVEVRDGLLEKRVVRKRPGTVGICAAIQNKYKVDAIPHILCGGFNREDTENFLIDLDFLGIDNVVALRGDAVKSEIYFKPEKNGHTYASDLVKQIQDMNKGIYLDTSLEKAAPTNFSVGVAGYPEKHMEAASFSQDIGHLKKKVEAGADYIVTQMFFDNQKYFDFVDRCRSEGIGVPIIPGLKPIATKSQLSLIPHRFKVDLPDDLVTAITKANNNNEAKEIGVEWCIEQSKDLMKNGVPILHYYSMGKSESVRKIAEAIF
- a CDS encoding beta-ketoacyl synthase N-terminal-like domain-containing protein, which codes for MKLDEAIGIYGFGSISALGMNKTDIWNAYCDYKSYLKKELSNGEIALMGKLHDSVIPHLNALKEEHPSYKKLDPSVLYGILASRMAFKEARWNTNDNIGVNLGSSRGATESFEKFYQTFLETGKTPTLTSPLTTLGNISTWVLQDLGITGPDFSHSITCSTALHSVVNGIAWIKAGFTNQFLVGGAEASLTPFSIAQMKALKIYSHRLGENYPCLAGDISKTENTMVLGEGAGAMAIGKLTGERQPFAYITGIGVASEPLTHNISISERAECLRMTMEMATQNIDKSKVDAIVMHSPGTIKGDTSERFAIEDVFAHHNTPFLTTNKWKIGHTFGASGILSLELALLMLEHQQLIEVPFIEKEKITKGKKINNILVNAVGFGGNAVSLLISKEIE
- a CDS encoding aminotransferase class I/II-fold pyridoxal phosphate-dependent enzyme yields the protein MNIPKRLLDKISERKEKNAWRVLTEYTGEYVDFFSNDYLGFSKESLLEDDKVTSYPKILGGSTGSRLLSGNLSIFREVEEVIKDFHQSEAALIFNSGYNANLGVLSALPQRNDWVLYDELSHASIRDGIRLSYAQSKKFKHNDLEDLEHLLKTKKETSATGEIYIVTESIFSMDGDAPDIEALLNLAQRYGAYVIIDEAHALGVFGEYGSGLSQIWCQHSALLCRVVTFGKGLGCHGAAVLCSELLREYFINFARSFIYTTALDRHSVLSILKGYKALKTQTHQREKLLTNIAFFKSEVERLELSNYFIPSEAPIQGMLVQGNSQAKLLSKTLEENGYIAKAILSPTVPEGKERLRFCIHAYNTFSEIMGALEIAHNFIISNLKK
- the bioD gene encoding dethiobiotin synthase → MKLFVTGIGTEVGKTMISAILVEALGADYWKPIQAGDLDFSDTDKVRSLVTRTDVSFHPNAYALNTPASPHYSAELDGVSIKLESMLEPRTDNDLVIEGAGGVMVPINDKDTFLDFIKEDYKVVLVSRNYLGSINHTLMTYEVLKNKGVDFLGIVFNGEANPSTEQIIISKTQLEVIGRVAEEPIWNKETVRKYASIFNANFFKK
- the bioA gene encoding adenosylmethionine--8-amino-7-oxononanoate transaminase → MNWSEKDLEYNWHPYTQHKGLKELPVIVKGKGEFLWDTNGKRYIDGIASWWVNPFGHSNPVLAETIYNQLNTLEHVLFGGFTHTKAIELSERLLGLLPSNQKKIFYSDNGSTAVEIAIKAALQFFYNKGLKKTKIIAFENAFHGDTFGAMAASGISFFTEAFKNSLIEVERIPVPTKGNEERCIKQFETLVKTEEFACFIFEPLVLGAAGMQMYDAEPLNQLITIAKQNQVFTIADEVMTGFGKTGKTFACEYLSQQPDMICLSKALTGGTIPMAVTSFSEAVFQGFYDDDVNKALFHGHTFTANPTGCSAALAAIDLLLTDEMQEHIKRVHQSHIKFLKQLEGKKVANARALGVILAFELEVDGKHNYYGDLRNRLYQFFIEQGVILRPVGNTIYVLPPYTISDESLNIIYQKILEGIEKFGENF
- a CDS encoding DNA adenine methylase, translating into MAVVSKQHLKKIKSPLNYIGGKTKILDQILPLFPRDIDTFIDLFAGGCNVGINVTANKVYFNDNLTYLIEMYKAFQKNELDKTISHIEGRINEFQLSLTNEEGYKCMRETYNKQKHPLDLFVLIAFSFNHQIRFNNNHEFNNPFGRDRSSFNPSMKHNLERFIISLKETEAYFTHFCFNNFDFSSLTSRDFVYCDPPYLITTGTYNDGKRGFKGWTEKEEKQLLGLLDNLDKRNVKFGLSNVLEHKGKSNNILKKWIENNPSYYVNYINTHYSNSNYQTRNKQASIEVLITNYQPQMQQKEKTLFDDF
- a CDS encoding DNA adenine methylase translates to MRYIGNKENLLDKIYQVIRSKHIQGNSFFDFFAGTTSVGKFFKKMGYQVYSCDLMYFSYVLQQAYISNNQELKFEKLLTYLNFQSASLFTSPLNTILEYLNHIEPIEGFISKNYTPLGTSHLQTPRMYYSNENGKIIDSVRQKIETWKTEGLIDKNEYFVLLACLIETVPYYANITGVYAAFRKKWDPRATKKMILRPIEFIVNDKENFAYNQNSIELLDQVEADIFYLDPPYNQRQYAPNYHLLETIAKYDNPTIRGVAGLRDYQNQKSKFCNATTAVKELEIIAQKGKYKTLILSYNTEGIMKQESIIATLEKFGKVELIEFEYLRYKSNNNGESKTKKFIKEQLYILRKNV
- a CDS encoding DNA-binding domain-containing protein, whose protein sequence is MNTLKAWLRPNLLTKDDPNDFVAVPLSAGSLGITEIIDALKKEGMEIKTETAVDIITRFNRKASELVLNGYSVNTGLVYMRPAIKGVFYDKTWDKEKHSVYVNVNQGTDLRKAANDTKVEILGEQSSPMSVFSITDKATGKADGTLTKGKNAEIKGTYIKIDGDNPKNGIVFKNLDTQKEVKLAKDSIVINEPSRLLILVPSDLEAGNYELSITTQSSTGSVLLKEPRTERLPNPVVIA